In Phoenix dactylifera cultivar Barhee BC4 unplaced genomic scaffold, palm_55x_up_171113_PBpolish2nd_filt_p 000331F, whole genome shotgun sequence, the following are encoded in one genomic region:
- the LOC103719398 gene encoding uncharacterized protein LOC103719398 has translation MWSLQLVEKDPNKAIPLFWAAINSGDRVDSALKDMAVVMKQLNRAEEAIEAIKSFRYLCSMQAQEPLDNVLLDLYKKCGRIDDQIEMLNFKLKMIDDGLAFGGRTTKLARSQGKKIHVSLVQEKSRLLGNLAWAYMKLDSYMEAESLYRQALAIEPDHNKQCNLSICLMKTGRIAEAKSLLQDLKEPSREVPFTNSSNESYLKSFERASEMLATLESQSELHAKFEGLQLEGHNITATASNPANDRKSEDFNDKNLLNGLSSPSSVRKWQREPVGQGVPSLRSCSWKSPNFVTPSSETRKGRWVKWPGYEEASADICKQGWKSSCNKALFSPASVDGSPKLEPEESLTISKMVVDEEHSVTSIKNHATAFEKPLTVLETKKYPIEDNSPKPELTREPPTHIGILQPKALKGPSNDALSAMAGTNMIPRSENLVMGSRRQLADAVKEEADCQRWKKEQSHSSDNISATGSKNLNPPAKDCLFTNGERRTKANHVMDKCTITSDTLVPKPLVQPLTANGNISANASSKESGSSMKASENKNQESQSYEKGSQRCNDIGEEKVFSGIMKMGHPQNLDLDNNSALITESMKPAEEDPCIFTSGRKHFGEPAAQGCSADVHILEPEIPIQSPNQVSFGSFQIRGSDVSTYTGRQIETLEEKFPQGVSKNDNSLNSDNASAPIDKIPKFRGDNPHSYGGNRTWADMVEEEKEENLANENLSMDTVADHAIGSCENSSEGHFKTPPASNSRKSWADMVEEEEYLANEILNHSAAIGSHSRSVKQASTEQPACKGFPDENVNFINIVRSTPRQQNHAARFCQKLSMVDMKEGLESGSKTPRKNSLARRSLSFDQQPMWDLSKDCFLEAGLQDSLHMVAMGSWSNCEMNLKRAKRHNRLRVFQEITLDNNARD, from the exons ATGTGGTCTTTGCAGTTAGTAGAAAAGGATCCAAACAAGGCGATTCCACTGTTCTGGGCTGCTATAAACAGTGGAGACCGAGTTGACAGTGCATTGAAAGACATGGCTGTTGTAATGAAACAACTGAATCGAGCTGAAGAGGCCATTGAGGCAATAAAATCTTTCCGCTATTTATGCTCTATGCAAGCACAGGAGCCTCTTGATAATGTTCTTCTTGACCTATACAAG AAATGTGGTAGGATAGATGATCAAATTGAAATGCTGAACTTCAAGCTGAAGATGATTGATGATGGGCTAGCATTCGGCGGGAGGACAACAAAATTGGCAAGATCTCAAGGAAAAAAGATTCATGTTTCCCTTGTGCAGGAAAAATCCAG GTTGCTAGGGAATCTTGCTTGGGCTTACATGAAATTAGATAGCTACATGGAAGCAGAATCACTTTACCG GCAAGCACTGGCAATAGAACCAGATCATAACAAGCAGTGCAATTTATCTATCTGCTTGATGAAGACAGGAAGGATAGCAGAAGCCAAATCCCTACTACAAGACCTCAAAGAGCCATCTAGAGAAGTGCCATTCACCAACAGCAGTAATGAATCCTACCTTAAATCCTTCGAACGGGCTTCTGAGATGCTTGCGACACTTGAGTCGCAATCGGAACTCCATGCGAAGTTTGAAGGACTGCAACTTGAGGGGCATAATATAACTGCCACAGCTTCAAATCCTGCAAATGACAGAAAGAGTGAAGATTTCAATGACAAGAACTTGTTGAATGGGCTTTCTTCACCTTCATCAGTTAGGAAATGGCAGAGAGAACCTGTCGGTCAGGGAGTTCCCTCACTACGTTCCTGCAGTTGGAAATCTCCAAATTTTGTCACTCCTTCATCGGAGACAAGAAAGGGAAGGTGGGTCAAATGGCCAGGTTACGAAGAAGCATCTGCTGATATTTGCAAGCAAGGATGGAAATCCTCTTGTAACAAAGCATTGTTTTCACCAGCATCTGTGGATGGAAGCCCAAAATTGGAGCCCGAAGAATCATTGACCATTTCGAAAATGGTAGTCGATGAAGAGCATTCTGTAACATCCATCAAGAACCATGCTACAGCATTTGAGAAACCTTTAACAGTTCTTGAAACAAAGAAGTATCCAATTGAAGATAACAGTCCAAAGCCGGAGTTAACAAGAGAACCACCAACTCATATTGGAATTTTGCAACCCAAAGCACTAAAAGGACCGAGTAATGATGCTTTATCAGCTATGGCTGGTACGAATATGATCCCAAGATCTGAAAACCTGGTCATGGGAAGCAGGAGACAACTGGCAGATGCCGTCAAAGAGGAAGCTGATTGTcaaagatggaagaaagaacAATCTCATAGCTCAGATAATATATCAGCTACTGGCAGTAAAAACCTGAATCCACCAGCAAAAGATTGTTTGTTTACAAATGGAGAAAGAAGAACAAAGGCAAACCATGTGATGGATAAGTGTACAATTACATCTGATACTTTGGTTCCCAAACCACTGGTTCAGCCACTTACAGCCAATGGAAACATATCAGCAAATGCATCAAGCAAGGAAAGTGGTAGCAGCATGAAAGCTTCAGAAAATAAGAATCAGGAGTCACAAAGCTATGAAAAAGGCAGTCAGAGATGCAATGACATTGGTGAAGAAAAAGTTTTCTCTGGGATTATGAAAATGGGACATCCTCAGAACCTTGATTTGGATAATAATTCAGCATTGATAACTGAAAGCATGAAACCtgctgaagaagatccctgtATCTTCACTAGTGGCAGAAAGCACTTTGGAGAGCCTGCAGCGCAGGGCTGCAGTGCTGATGTTCATATTCTAGAGCCAGAGATACCAATCCAATCACCCAACCAAGTAAGTTTTGGCAGCTTTCAGATTCGAGGATCTGATGTGTCCACATATACTGGGAGACAGATAGAAACCCTTGAGGAGAAGTTTCCCCAAGGAGTTTCAAAGAATGACAACTCACTGAATTCTGACAATGCTTCAGCCCCCATCGACAAAATTCCAAAGTTTAGAGGTGACAATCCACATTCATATGGTGGTAACAGAACATGGGCTGACAtggtagaagaagaaaaagaagaaaacttgGCCAATGAGAACTTAAGCATGGATACAGTAGCTGATCATGCAATTGGAAGCTGTGAAAATTCATCTGAAGGACATTTTAAGACACCTCCAGCCTCAAACAGCAGAAAATCTTGGGCTGACATggtagaggaagaagaatacTTGGCTAATGAGATTCTAAATCATAGTGCTGCGATTGGTAGCCACAGCAGAAGCGTTAAACAAGCATCCACGGAGCAACCAGCATGCAAAGGATTCCCAGATGAAAATGTGAACTTTATCAATATTGTCAGATCCACTCCTCGCCAGCAGAACCATGCTGCAAGGTTCTGCCAAAAGCTTAGTATGGTGGATATGAAGGAAGGGTTAGAAAGTGGGAGCAAAACACCAAGAAAGAATTCGTTAGCTCGGCGATCTCTCTCATTTGATCAGCAGCCAATGTGGGATCTTTCTAAGGATTGCTTCCTAGAGGCTGGCCTCCAGGATTCTCTTCATATGGTGGCCATGGGAAGCTGGTCTAATTGTGAAATGAATTTGAAGCGAGCTAAGCGGCACAACAGACTTCGAGTTTTCCAGGAAATTACACTTGACAACAATGCAAGAGATTGA